GTTTTAATAAATGCATGTGCCTGTCCTGCATCAATTTGATCATGAATAACTGGATTTGCAGTAGAAAAGAAGGCCATGTATTTAGCCACAGAAGTATTGGGTAGCGTAATGGATGAGTTAGTTAATTTTTCGGAGAAGTTGTGCACCTGTGATTTTATTGCGATTACTCCGGTAAGCCAGCACCGCATGTACTGTCGTTTTTATGCAGGCGGCCTGTACGTCGACAGGATGTTCATATCGCACCTGAGCCTGCTGGAGGACCTGATACTGCTGTGTAAGGATGATGAGGTGATTGAGGAGACGGCTGTCGAACGTCTTCGAGACAAATACGCAGCATTTTCCAAAGCAAGCGCAAACGGTGAGGAGAGCTGCACCGGGCCGGATGAGTTAGAAGAGCCTAAGTAAAAGGATACAAGCATCAGGTAGCGAGACACAAAACTAATTGGCGCCATATATAGCTTTATTTCAGCAACTTGTGATCTACGATGCTTCAAGGAATAGTGCAAATTATTTTTATCCGGGTACTCCGCATTGAGTGATGTAGCTTTGGCGCGGCACTGGTTTGTGCGACTGCCTTGGTTCCTTCCTGTTCCAAACTGTAGCCGGTATTACCGCAACAGCTGCTGGTACTCGGTGTGCTGCCTCAAAAACTTTGCGACGACAGGGCAGGAGGCCGTAACCTTAAAGCCATGCGCCTCTGCGTAGCGCAACCCCTCTTTTATAAGCTGATTGGCAATACCGCGCCCCCGCGCATCTTCCGGCACATAAGTGTGTGTGAAATCCAGCACGCCAGGCTCCGGGGTGGCATAGGCCAGCTCAGCCTCGTCCTCCCCAAGCGTTAACGTAAACTGCTGGTACTTTTCCTCGTGCCGGATGTCTGCCTTACTGTTCATGTCCCCTTTTCTAATTTTGTTTTCTATACACCCAAGGCAGGTGTCTGCCTGCTCCATTGCTATATCGTATCTAGTAGCGGCTGGTCTATGGCAAGAGAATCCCTCCGGCGGCCAGAAATAAGTCGCCCGGATTGTAAACTATATAGTAGGGAAGTTGTTTAAAGATGTTGCAACTTCAAATTTGACAGAGATTGAATGACGCGTAAACAGCATTTTATTATCATACTGCTACTCGGCTCCCTGGCCACTATCAGCCCTTTTTCCATCGACATGTACCTGCCGGGTTTCCCGGCAATCGCAGAAGACTTGAATACTTCCATTGAGCAGGTGCAGCTTTCGCTTACCAGCTACCTGGTCGGCATATCGGTCGGGCAGTTGCTCTACGGCCCGCTGCTCGACCGGTATGGCCGGAAAACGCCACTCTATGCCGGGCTGGTGGTGTACCTGCTGGCCTCGCTGGCGTGTGCGTTCACGATGTCGGCGGAGTCGCTGATTGCGATGCGCTTTGTGCAGGCCATCGGCGGGTGCGCGGGCATGGTGGCGGCGCAGGCGCTGGTGCGCGACCTGTTCCCGGTGAACAAGACGGCCCAGGTGTTCTCCCTCATCACGCTGGTGATTGCGGTGTCGCCGATGATAGCCCCGACCGTGGGTGGTTACGTGACGGCGGCCTTCGGCTGGCATGCCGTGTTCCTCATCCTGGCTGGTATCACGGCCCTCATCCTGGTGGCCATCCATTTTGCCCTGCCCGAGGGGAAGCAGCCGGACCACACGATGTCGCTCCGCCCGAAGCCGGTGCTGCAGAACTTCCTGGCCGTGCTGCGGCAGCCGCAGTTTCTGGTGTATGCGCTGGTGGGCGGCGTCGCCACGGCAGCGCCCTTCGCCTATATAGCGGGCTCCGCGAACGTGTTCATGAACATATACCACGTGAGCGAGCAGGCATACGGGTGGATTTTCGCATTCCTGGCCTTCGCCATGATCGGGACCACACAGCTGAACCATATCCTGCTGCGGCGGTTCACGAGCCAGCAGATCATCAACTTCACGCTCTTTTACCAGACGGCCGTGGGCCTGTTGCTGGTGGTGGGGTCGTGGTACGGCTGGTTCGGCATGTACAGCCTTATCCTGCTGATGTTCGTTTTCCTGACCGGGCAGGGCCTGACCAACCCGAACGCCACGGCGCTCTCACTGGCTCCCTTCTCAAAACATGCGGGCAGCGCCTCCGCCCTCATGGGGAGTTTCCGGATGGCGATGGGGGGGCTGGTGTCTGCCGCCGTCAGCATTTTCCATAACAGCACCGCCCTGCCCATGCTGAGCGTGATGATGGCCTGTGCGCTGGCCGGGCTGGTTATCCTGCTCATCAGCAAAAGGGACGCACGCTACCGCGCCAGCCAGCTGCAGGTGGAGGAGGACACCTCCGTGGTGATGTAAATTGCCGTAGCCATATATAAACAAGAAAAGCCCCTGCCCAAAGCATGGGCTTTCTTGTTCAGGGGGATTTTCAGCAGGTTTTATGTTTTAATATTTGCGATACACCGTATAAACCGGCTACTTTAGGAATAGCGGAAGGCGGAGGTGTGCCCGGGCATATATAAACCGCTGCGCCCGCGCCCCTTGTTTTAACCAGAATCGTAACCCCCACATGAAGCAGCAGGCTATAATCGGCATGGATATCGGTACGACCAGTACCAAGGCGGTGGCTTTCGACAGCGCCGGGAATGTGCTTTTCCAGGCTGCCGTGGAGTATCCCATTATCAGCACGCAGCCATCCTATGCTGAGCAGGACCCGGAGGTGGTGCTGCAGGCGGTGCTGGACGCCTTCCGGACGGTGGTCCGCCGGATGCGCGATGCGGGCCTTGCCCCGGAGGGCGTCTGCTTCAGCAGTGCCATGCACAGCCTGATTGCGGTGGATGCGAAGGGGCAGGCGCTCACCAACTGCATCATCTGGGCCGATACGCGCAGCATTGCGGAGACTGCCGGCCTGAAGGAAAGCGCCGCCGGGTTCGATATATACCTGCACACCGGCACGCCGCTGCACCCCATGTCGCCGCTGCCGAAGCTGTGCTGGCTGCGGGAGCACGAGCCGGATGTCTTCCACAGCGCCTCAAAGTTCATCGGCATTAAAGAGTACGTTTTCTTCATGCTTTTCGGAGAGTATAAGGTAGATTACTCCATCGCCTCGGCCACCGGGCTGTTCAATATCTTTTCGTTTGAGTGGCATCAGGAGGCCCTGGAGGTGGCAGGCATTACGGCGGAAAGGCTGTCGGAGCCCGTGCCGCCCACCTACGTGTTCCGGAACATGCTGCCCGCCTACGCCACTCTGCTGGGCATTCCGGCCTCGCTCCCTTTCGTGATTGGCGCCAGCGACGGCTGCCTGGCCAACCTGGGCTCCAACGCTGTCAGGACGGGCGGTGCAGTGGTGACAATTGGCACCAGCGGTGCCATCCGGGTGATGGCGAAAAAACCGGCCACCGACAAGAAGGAGCGCATTTTCAGCTATATCCTCACGGAGCAGCACTTTGTGCTGGGCGGGGCCGTGAACAACGGGGGCGTGGTGCTGCGCTGGTGCCGCGATAACTTTTATACCCTGGAGGCCGCTGCCGCCCGGCTGAAGCACACA
This window of the Pontibacter russatus genome carries:
- a CDS encoding GNAT family N-acetyltransferase; translation: MNSKADIRHEEKYQQFTLTLGEDEAELAYATPEPGVLDFTHTYVPEDARGRGIANQLIKEGLRYAEAHGFKVTASCPVVAKFLRQHTEYQQLLR
- a CDS encoding Bcr/CflA family multidrug efflux MFS transporter; the protein is MTRKQHFIIILLLGSLATISPFSIDMYLPGFPAIAEDLNTSIEQVQLSLTSYLVGISVGQLLYGPLLDRYGRKTPLYAGLVVYLLASLACAFTMSAESLIAMRFVQAIGGCAGMVAAQALVRDLFPVNKTAQVFSLITLVIAVSPMIAPTVGGYVTAAFGWHAVFLILAGITALILVAIHFALPEGKQPDHTMSLRPKPVLQNFLAVLRQPQFLVYALVGGVATAAPFAYIAGSANVFMNIYHVSEQAYGWIFAFLAFAMIGTTQLNHILLRRFTSQQIINFTLFYQTAVGLLLVVGSWYGWFGMYSLILLMFVFLTGQGLTNPNATALSLAPFSKHAGSASALMGSFRMAMGGLVSAAVSIFHNSTALPMLSVMMACALAGLVILLISKRDARYRASQLQVEEDTSVVM
- a CDS encoding gluconokinase, whose amino-acid sequence is MKQQAIIGMDIGTTSTKAVAFDSAGNVLFQAAVEYPIISTQPSYAEQDPEVVLQAVLDAFRTVVRRMRDAGLAPEGVCFSSAMHSLIAVDAKGQALTNCIIWADTRSIAETAGLKESAAGFDIYLHTGTPLHPMSPLPKLCWLREHEPDVFHSASKFIGIKEYVFFMLFGEYKVDYSIASATGLFNIFSFEWHQEALEVAGITAERLSEPVPPTYVFRNMLPAYATLLGIPASLPFVIGASDGCLANLGSNAVRTGGAVVTIGTSGAIRVMAKKPATDKKERIFSYILTEQHFVLGGAVNNGGVVLRWCRDNFYTLEAAAARLKHTDPYDLLNEKAAAVPAGSDGLVFLPYLLGERAPIWDPLARACFFGVHYNHTREHFLRAMMEGVIFGMYSVGLALEQTVGPVEVIYANGGFSRSSLWVQMLADVFNKKVHLTDTVEGSAFGAAIMGMYALGHIPSLEDAADMIQVKQTFVPDPQLHTRYMQNYAQFEALYPVLKDDFRNAGQ